In one window of uncultured Methanobrevibacter sp. DNA:
- the aroC gene encoding chorismate synthase, which translates to MSNSIGEKFKITSFGASHGAAVGAVVDGCPANLELTAEDIQKELDKRKPGTSSVTTPRKEADEVQILSGIFEGKTDGTPITGVIFNKNQHSKDYSMFKNTPRPSHGDFGWMMKYGNYDYNGGGRGSGRVTIGHVIGGAIAKKLLKTQNIEIISHVTQIGDIKAEKLDLNTIKENIEKNPVRCGDLKAAKEMEDLILAKKQEGDSIGGIVETIAANVPAGLGEPVFERLDGDLARILMNIGAVKGVEIGLGFDVAKHTGSEINDGYQIEDGKVTTKSNNSGGIIGGMSNGMPIVSRIAVKPTPSISKCQDSVDIKAMENKKIEIKGRHDPCICPRVTVVAESSTAIVLADHMIRSGFIHPNNLEK; encoded by the coding sequence ATGTCAAATTCAATTGGAGAAAAATTTAAAATAACAAGTTTTGGAGCAAGCCACGGTGCGGCTGTGGGAGCGGTAGTTGATGGATGCCCAGCAAACTTAGAATTAACAGCAGAAGATATACAAAAGGAACTTGATAAAAGAAAACCAGGAACCAGCAGTGTTACCACTCCAAGAAAGGAAGCTGATGAAGTCCAGATTTTATCCGGAATCTTTGAAGGAAAAACCGACGGAACACCAATTACCGGAGTAATCTTCAATAAAAATCAGCATTCCAAAGACTATTCCATGTTTAAAAACACTCCACGCCCATCCCATGGAGATTTTGGCTGGATGATGAAATACGGAAACTATGACTACAACGGTGGTGGAAGAGGAAGCGGAAGAGTCACCATAGGCCATGTAATCGGAGGCGCAATAGCCAAAAAGTTACTCAAAACCCAAAACATTGAAATCATATCACACGTTACACAAATCGGAGATATCAAGGCCGAAAAATTGGATTTGAATACCATCAAAGAAAACATTGAGAAAAATCCTGTCCGCTGTGGAGATTTAAAGGCTGCCAAAGAAATGGAAGATTTGATTTTGGCCAAAAAACAGGAAGGAGATTCCATTGGAGGAATTGTTGAAACCATTGCAGCCAATGTTCCGGCAGGTCTTGGAGAACCGGTATTTGAAAGGCTTGACGGAGACCTTGCAAGAATATTAATGAACATCGGTGCGGTAAAGGGCGTTGAAATCGGACTTGGATTTGATGTGGCAAAACACACAGGAAGCGAGATCAACGACGGCTACCAAATCGAAGACGGCAAGGTAACAACAAAAAGCAACAATTCAGGCGGAATCATTGGAGGCATGAGCAACGGAATGCCAATCGTTTCAAGAATAGCAGTCAAACCTACCCCATCCATTTCCAAATGTCAAGACAGTGTTGATATAAAAGCAATGGAAAATAAAAAAATAGAAATTAAAGGACGTCATGACCCTTGCATCTGTCCTAGAGTGACAGTAGTGGCAGAATCAAGCACTGCAATTGTTCTTGCAGACCATATGATTCGCTCAGGATTCATACATCCAAACAATCTTGAAAAATAA
- a CDS encoding class II glutamine amidotransferase produces the protein MCEIFCFNSNTPKQVNKCLECFYEHSDEHPHGWGLATMQSDEFIIQKEPVKATCSKHLKDILSNPIVGKNVFAHIRLATVGEIISPNCHPFTEADDNNRSWMLIHNGTIFDYPELDKYKDKENGDTDSERILLYIIDKVNEFESAKGAPSTIKERFNLLAGIISDLSKNNKLNIMIYDGDLTYIHSNMRESLYYLKNDDGFLVASTPVNDDEDWKEVEMNKLFGLIDGNIVFESEEHDNEFIFTEFHEKAIEEFLKTVNQDGNDDQ, from the coding sequence TGAATGTTTTTACGAACACTCTGATGAACATCCACATGGATGGGGATTGGCAACTATGCAATCCGATGAATTTATTATACAAAAAGAGCCGGTAAAAGCAACATGTAGCAAACACTTAAAGGATATATTATCCAATCCCATTGTTGGAAAGAATGTGTTCGCTCACATCAGGTTAGCTACGGTTGGTGAAATCATATCTCCCAATTGCCACCCATTTACCGAAGCAGATGATAACAACAGATCATGGATGTTAATTCATAATGGAACCATTTTTGATTATCCTGAACTTGACAAATACAAAGATAAGGAGAATGGGGACACTGATTCTGAGCGAATACTATTATACATTATAGACAAGGTGAATGAGTTTGAAAGCGCAAAAGGCGCACCATCAACCATAAAGGAACGCTTCAATCTATTGGCCGGGATAATATCAGACTTATCAAAAAACAACAAGCTCAACATAATGATTTACGATGGGGATTTGACCTACATCCACTCTAACATGAGGGAATCATTGTACTACCTTAAAAATGATGATGGATTTTTGGTGGCTTCAACTCCTGTAAATGATGATGAGGACTGGAAGGAAGTTGAGATGAACAAGCTGTTCGGTTTGATTGACGGCAATATCGTGTTTGAAAGCGAGGAACATGATAATGAATTCATTTTCACAGAATTTCATGAAAAGGCAATTGAAGAATTTTTGAAAACAGTAAATCAGGATGGTAATGATGATCAATAA
- a CDS encoding MBL fold metallo-hydrolase — protein MKLTFLGSGGGRFSAISQRRMTGGFRIDNLGGKNYHIDPGPGALIRTYQFGFDPRNLNGVIVSHSHTDHYNDAEILIEAMTRGVTKPLGTVVGSESVLKGYDMWGPCISAYHQSKPDTMVLKPGEWQQLNNVKIKGTATSHGDPTGVGFQIDYRGFKLSYTSDTGYFEGLADEHKGADILIASVLRPGNRTINGHMCSRNFIDLINEVKPKVAVMTHLGLKMISNNPVTEAKKISKKTGVKTIAAYDGLSFNVNYNNPRKFRLISLKDVQSSIHSTSHALYENERKNSYNLAFKHKEFDELSILRRE, from the coding sequence ATGAAACTGACGTTTTTGGGCAGTGGTGGAGGAAGATTTTCCGCCATTAGCCAAAGAAGAATGACTGGAGGATTCAGAATTGATAATTTGGGCGGAAAGAATTATCATATCGATCCTGGTCCAGGAGCATTAATCAGAACATATCAGTTCGGATTCGACCCCCGTAATCTGAATGGGGTCATCGTGTCACATTCTCATACTGACCATTACAATGATGCCGAAATCCTCATCGAGGCAATGACAAGAGGGGTAACAAAGCCATTGGGTACTGTTGTAGGTAGTGAAAGTGTACTGAAGGGTTATGATATGTGGGGTCCCTGCATCTCAGCTTATCACCAGTCAAAACCTGATACAATGGTTTTAAAGCCTGGAGAGTGGCAACAGCTGAACAATGTAAAAATCAAGGGTACTGCCACATCACACGGAGACCCGACAGGTGTTGGTTTTCAGATAGATTACAGGGGCTTTAAGTTGTCCTACACATCAGATACAGGTTATTTTGAGGGATTGGCTGATGAGCACAAGGGTGCTGATATCCTTATTGCAAGTGTTTTAAGGCCTGGAAACCGTACCATTAACGGACACATGTGTTCACGCAATTTCATCGATTTGATCAATGAAGTGAAACCTAAGGTTGCGGTAATGACACATTTGGGATTGAAGATGATTTCAAACAATCCTGTTACAGAAGCCAAAAAGATTTCAAAAAAGACAGGTGTAAAGACAATTGCCGCATATGATGGTTTGTCATTCAATGTGAACTATAACAATCCCCGTAAATTTAGACTGATATCTCTCAAGGATGTTCAGTCTTCAATTCACAGTACTAGTCATGCATTGTATGAAAATGAAAGAAAGAATTCCTATAATCTGGCTTTCAAGCACAAGGAATTCGATGAACTTTCCATATTGAGAAGAGAATAG
- a CDS encoding DUF447 domain-containing protein has translation MSCDLSKVGIEKGLQYECITTTISEDGVKNAGAFAFKYLGENRVFCRIFEGSKTLKNIQDRQEYVVNITQDPLVFTYATLDCMGDEYYTSDDDIAIIKNTPAYIIVDVERIEKKTPDDFPLKGDKNIFFITGKIRKFVINDENAQAFNRGLSGLIEGLVNFSRYKIVDDEKRKEYMDRLVENQRIIEKVSDEKTIKAMADLKAEYEKN, from the coding sequence ATGAGTTGCGATTTGAGTAAAGTTGGAATCGAAAAGGGTTTGCAGTATGAATGCATAACCACCACAATCAGTGAGGATGGCGTGAAAAATGCGGGTGCCTTCGCATTCAAGTATCTCGGCGAGAACAGGGTCTTCTGCAGAATCTTTGAAGGGTCAAAAACATTGAAAAACATACAGGATAGACAAGAGTATGTAGTTAACATCACACAAGATCCACTTGTTTTCACATATGCCACACTAGATTGCATGGGCGATGAATATTATACCAGTGATGATGACATTGCCATCATTAAAAACACTCCAGCTTACATTATTGTTGATGTTGAAAGGATTGAGAAAAAGACACCTGATGACTTTCCCCTCAAGGGTGACAAAAACATATTTTTCATAACCGGAAAAATCAGAAAATTCGTCATCAATGATGAAAACGCACAGGCATTCAACAGGGGACTGTCCGGACTGATTGAAGGGCTTGTAAACTTCTCACGATACAAGATTGTCGATGATGAAAAAAGAAAGGAATACATGGACAGGCTTGTTGAAAACCAAAGGATTATCGAAAAGGTCAGTGATGAGAAAACAATTAAAGCAATGGCTGATTTGAAAGCCGAATACGAAAAAAACTGA
- a CDS encoding ABC transporter substrate-binding protein: MNKKISFVLVLALAAFLVMGSASAGLFDFLGGDSSNTVKIGYLPSDHDAALFVADAQGLYKDKGINTELVQFNNGGDLMTAMASGDVDVGYVGISPVLSSISAGVPVKVISAAQTEGSGIIVNDASHIEKAQDLKGKTIATPGDASIQHVLLSAYLKNNGMSLDDINESAMKVPSINDALKTGNLPAAITFQPYVSLGETDDAIDELADSSEIMPGHPCCVVVASEDFIKNNENTTKDIIAIHENATNYINEQIKADKTADVVKLLPKDIVANEDAEQDSLESFPFISGLNETYKANVDAFQQLEVELGILNQTISQDKLYWEA, encoded by the coding sequence ATGAATAAAAAAATTTCATTTGTTTTGGTGTTAGCACTTGCCGCATTTTTAGTAATGGGATCCGCCAGTGCAGGACTCTTCGACTTTTTAGGAGGAGATTCTTCTAACACAGTAAAAATCGGATATTTGCCATCCGATCACGATGCTGCATTATTTGTAGCAGATGCACAAGGTTTATACAAAGATAAAGGAATCAACACTGAATTGGTTCAATTCAACAATGGTGGAGATTTAATGACCGCTATGGCTAGTGGAGATGTTGATGTGGGTTATGTAGGTATTTCCCCAGTATTGTCATCAATATCTGCTGGTGTGCCGGTTAAAGTTATTTCCGCTGCACAAACAGAAGGAAGCGGAATTATCGTCAACGATGCTTCTCACATCGAAAAAGCACAAGACTTGAAAGGAAAAACCATTGCAACTCCTGGTGATGCATCCATTCAACATGTATTGCTTTCAGCATACCTGAAAAATAATGGAATGTCCTTGGATGACATTAACGAATCCGCAATGAAAGTTCCATCAATCAACGATGCATTGAAAACAGGCAATCTTCCAGCTGCAATAACATTCCAACCTTATGTAAGCCTTGGAGAAACCGATGACGCAATTGATGAATTGGCTGATTCATCCGAAATCATGCCAGGACACCCATGTTGTGTTGTTGTAGCATCTGAAGATTTCATTAAAAACAATGAAAACACTACTAAAGACATAATCGCAATTCACGAAAACGCAACAAACTATATCAACGAACAAATCAAAGCAGATAAAACAGCTGATGTCGTAAAATTATTACCTAAAGACATTGTTGCAAATGAAGATGCAGAACAAGATTCATTAGAAAGTTTCCCATTCATCTCCGGTTTAAATGAAACCTACAAAGCAAATGTGGATGCTTTCCAACAATTAGAAGTTGAATTAGGAATCTTAAATCAAACCATTTCCCAAGATAAATTATACTGGGAAGCATAG
- a CDS encoding DUF2121 domain-containing protein — MSLIIAYVGKKGCVMASDKRKIGYFGDKKNLSKLEEELYEGHIDNDDDFLKRAKELGISIKITDDANKLKIIGNTIRGEVSTKGTFETRRRRIYGTKNGYQIVELLGSETESRKAGDSGLIVFGNEFAKRAAETLIKRNWKASQSLRYMGEIFQGIIEEVASKTPTVGKNVDVLMQQPDFDKTKAQQHLNITIDHDIKVLTKFRQELTEKLVQQNLEIEMANKIIDKGEVGRVVQIDGNMLYVQLNDKTQAVDGNWKRLAGPGQNVLMFTDSDDAKIGDKVIIENEDLCLKKDKSSLKCDIILCSL; from the coding sequence ATGAGCTTAATTATCGCTTATGTTGGAAAAAAAGGATGTGTAATGGCGAGTGATAAAAGAAAAATAGGATACTTTGGTGATAAAAAGAATTTAAGTAAATTAGAAGAAGAATTATATGAAGGACACATTGACAATGATGATGATTTCCTTAAACGTGCCAAGGAACTTGGTATTTCAATCAAGATTACCGATGATGCAAATAAGCTGAAAATAATCGGAAACACAATTCGTGGGGAAGTAAGTACTAAAGGAACCTTTGAAACAAGAAGAAGACGTATTTACGGAACCAAAAACGGTTATCAGATTGTTGAACTATTGGGTTCTGAAACTGAATCCCGTAAGGCCGGAGACAGTGGACTCATCGTCTTTGGAAATGAATTTGCAAAGCGTGCTGCTGAAACATTAATCAAAAGAAACTGGAAGGCCTCCCAAAGTTTAAGGTATATGGGTGAGATTTTCCAGGGCATTATAGAAGAGGTTGCTTCCAAAACTCCTACCGTAGGCAAAAATGTTGACGTGCTGATGCAACAGCCGGATTTTGATAAAACTAAAGCTCAACAACATTTGAATATTACAATTGACCATGATATTAAAGTATTGACCAAATTCAGACAGGAACTGACTGAAAAATTGGTCCAGCAGAATCTGGAAATAGAAATGGCAAATAAAATCATCGATAAGGGTGAGGTTGGCCGTGTTGTCCAGATTGATGGAAACATGCTTTATGTTCAATTAAATGATAAGACTCAGGCTGTTGACGGCAACTGGAAAAGACTTGCAGGCCCTGGCCAAAACGTATTGATGTTTACAGACAGCGATGATGCAAAGATTGGAGATAAGGTTATCATTGAAAACGAAGATTTATGTCTTAAAAAGGATAAGTCTTCCCTTAAATGTGATATCATTTTATGCTCATTATAA
- the acs gene encoding acetate--CoA ligase alpha subunit, whose amino-acid sequence MKDLTKMFKPESVAVIGASNTPGKVGYIIVDNLINDGFEGEIYPVNPKGGEILGKTAYANIKDVPGKVDLVIITIPSPFVNAAVKECGEVGIENMVVITAGFKEVGEEGAKLEAELTALGEEYGINIIGPNSLGITDSHTPLNGSFSQMMPPTGNIAFISQSGAMMVAIIDWSVTSGIGFSKVISLGNKAGVTEIELLQYLAEDDETNVIICYLESISDDEDFVRTMRETAHKKPIIILKSGSSSAGAAAASSHTGALAGSDLAFDTAFHQSGIMRVETMAELFDLGLAFSKAPLPKGDNVAIITNAGGGGVLTVDAMEKAGLNLVQFDEETTAKLKKCVTDEGSAKNPIDVLGDAPVSRYKESLELVLGYEDVDSLIIMVCPTASADPDGIANAILEERKEFDKPIIVVNMGGPSFEAANEALRANGVPTYVFPETAVTALEAMTRYARLEDRVYDDVIENVDDVDKDAVKAIFDKVVADGRDTLLGSEAYAVAEAYGISAAPIKLSTSADEAAELAEEMEFPVVLKIASDKILHKSDIGGVKVGIENADEAKAAYDEIIANAKKAHPDIIPDGVEVQKMMDSGEEVIVGMIKDKQFGPMIAFGMGGIYVNLIEDVAFNLAKGMSSQEIDEQIEKTKVSKLLAGYRGEATCDVEEVKEAIKRVARLTLDFPEITELDINPIFVYEEGSSALDIKIKL is encoded by the coding sequence ATGAAAGATCTCACTAAGATGTTTAAACCTGAGTCTGTAGCTGTTATTGGAGCTTCCAATACGCCTGGAAAAGTCGGATACATTATCGTGGACAATCTTATCAATGACGGATTTGAAGGCGAAATATATCCAGTAAACCCTAAAGGTGGGGAAATCCTTGGAAAAACAGCTTACGCAAATATAAAAGATGTACCTGGAAAAGTAGATTTGGTAATCATTACTATTCCTTCCCCATTCGTAAATGCCGCAGTTAAGGAATGTGGTGAAGTTGGCATAGAAAATATGGTTGTCATTACCGCAGGATTTAAGGAAGTCGGCGAAGAAGGTGCAAAATTAGAGGCAGAATTAACCGCACTCGGAGAAGAATACGGAATAAACATTATCGGACCAAACAGTTTAGGAATAACCGATTCACACACCCCGTTAAACGGTTCATTTTCACAAATGATGCCACCAACAGGAAACATTGCATTCATCTCACAAAGTGGAGCAATGATGGTAGCAATTATCGATTGGAGCGTAACCTCAGGAATCGGATTCAGTAAAGTTATCAGTTTAGGTAACAAGGCTGGAGTAACTGAAATCGAGCTGTTACAATACCTTGCAGAAGACGATGAAACAAACGTTATCATCTGTTACCTCGAATCCATTTCCGACGATGAAGACTTCGTAAGAACCATGAGGGAAACCGCACACAAAAAACCAATAATTATACTCAAATCCGGTTCAAGTTCAGCTGGAGCAGCAGCTGCATCCTCACACACTGGAGCATTGGCTGGAAGTGACCTTGCATTCGATACCGCATTCCACCAATCAGGAATCATGCGTGTTGAAACCATGGCAGAACTCTTCGATTTAGGATTGGCATTTTCCAAAGCACCACTTCCAAAAGGTGACAATGTTGCAATTATTACCAATGCAGGTGGTGGAGGAGTACTGACCGTAGACGCAATGGAAAAAGCAGGTCTGAACCTCGTTCAATTTGATGAAGAAACCACTGCAAAACTGAAAAAATGTGTAACTGACGAAGGAAGTGCAAAAAACCCTATTGACGTGTTGGGAGACGCACCTGTAAGCAGATACAAAGAATCCCTCGAACTTGTTTTAGGTTACGAAGATGTGGACAGTTTAATCATCATGGTTTGTCCTACCGCATCAGCAGATCCTGACGGAATTGCAAATGCCATTTTAGAGGAAAGAAAAGAATTCGACAAACCTATCATTGTAGTTAACATGGGTGGTCCATCCTTTGAAGCTGCAAATGAAGCTTTAAGAGCAAACGGTGTGCCAACATACGTATTCCCTGAAACTGCAGTAACTGCACTTGAAGCAATGACCAGATATGCAAGACTGGAAGACAGAGTGTACGATGATGTCATTGAAAACGTTGATGACGTTGACAAGGATGCTGTAAAAGCAATCTTTGACAAGGTTGTTGCTGACGGAAGAGACACCCTGCTTGGAAGTGAAGCATACGCAGTAGCTGAAGCATACGGAATTTCAGCAGCACCAATCAAATTATCAACTTCCGCTGATGAAGCAGCAGAACTTGCAGAAGAGATGGAATTCCCTGTTGTACTTAAAATCGCATCCGATAAGATTTTACACAAATCCGATATCGGTGGTGTAAAAGTGGGAATTGAAAATGCGGATGAAGCTAAAGCAGCATATGATGAAATCATTGCAAACGCTAAGAAAGCTCACCCTGACATTATCCCTGACGGTGTGGAAGTACAAAAAATGATGGATTCCGGTGAGGAAGTAATTGTCGGTATGATTAAAGACAAACAATTCGGTCCTATGATTGCATTCGGTATGGGGGGAATCTATGTAAACCTTATTGAGGATGTCGCATTCAACCTTGCTAAAGGAATGAGTTCACAGGAAATCGATGAGCAAATCGAAAAAACCAAAGTATCCAAACTCCTTGCAGGATACCGTGGTGAAGCTACTTGTGATGTAGAAGAAGTTAAAGAAGCTATCAAAAGAGTAGCCAGATTAACTTTAGACTTCCCAGAAATTACCGAGTTGGACATTAACCCAATCTTCGTTTACGAAGAAGGATCTTCCGCACTCGATATTAAAATCAAATTATAA
- a CDS encoding glutamate--cysteine ligase, whose protein sequence is MILKNLAKIPSDEILEGSFGIEWESLRANEDGKLSLTPHPAIFGDKLTNPLVTTDFSESQIEIITPTFDTIDEAFSTFSLLSDLVNSSLPDDEYLWFQSIPCILPYWDQIPIAQYSEEGEESQKYREELAKKYGVKKQMISGVHFNFSFKDRFLKKLHSIENSKLSFKEFKNHVYLKIARNYLRYCWLIIYLTGCSIGSHKTFSNDCIHLMDAQDEHGSYYSTRGPSFRNASCGYKNLKELYPSYDTVEDFTADIQKFIDDGDLSEAKELYTQIRLKPKNPKDMLNSLNSDGIEYIEIRTLDINPFYKCGLVLHDMNFLHLFLIYMYVKEESDYSLWQKEAKINEENVAEKAYVDSMRLLRDGEEVTLREWAAEIINEMYGMCEVLGIDYAKTLDLMLTRVANPDFTYGKRMLRLIEQDGYINAHMKLSKNNKNVSILNLKNIGDVNCSEYEKYVNIALVGK, encoded by the coding sequence ATGATTTTAAAGAATTTAGCCAAAATACCCTCAGATGAAATTTTGGAAGGTTCATTTGGAATAGAATGGGAAAGCTTGCGCGCCAATGAGGATGGTAAGTTATCTTTAACACCTCATCCAGCTATTTTTGGCGATAAATTAACAAATCCTCTTGTCACTACTGATTTTTCAGAAAGTCAAATCGAAATTATCACTCCCACTTTCGACACCATAGATGAGGCTTTTTCTACATTTTCCCTATTGTCTGATTTGGTCAATTCATCTCTTCCGGATGATGAATACCTGTGGTTTCAGTCAATCCCATGTATCCTGCCGTATTGGGACCAGATACCGATAGCCCAATACTCTGAGGAAGGGGAGGAATCTCAAAAGTACCGTGAGGAATTGGCTAAAAAGTATGGTGTTAAAAAGCAGATGATTTCAGGAGTGCATTTCAATTTCTCATTTAAAGATCGCTTTTTAAAGAAATTGCACTCAATTGAAAACTCTAAACTATCATTCAAGGAGTTTAAAAATCATGTTTACCTAAAGATAGCCAGAAACTACCTTAGGTATTGCTGGCTGATTATTTATTTGACAGGCTGTTCAATAGGATCTCACAAGACATTCTCCAATGACTGCATTCACCTGATGGATGCACAAGACGAGCATGGCAGCTATTATTCAACAAGGGGACCATCATTTAGAAACGCATCCTGCGGATATAAGAACCTGAAGGAATTGTATCCGTCATACGATACTGTTGAGGATTTCACAGCTGATATTCAGAAATTCATTGATGACGGCGACTTGTCAGAGGCCAAGGAGCTTTATACCCAAATCAGGTTGAAGCCTAAAAATCCTAAGGACATGCTTAATTCATTGAACAGTGACGGAATAGAATACATTGAGATAAGGACATTGGACATCAATCCGTTCTATAAGTGCGGCCTTGTCCTGCACGACATGAACTTCCTCCATCTCTTTTTGATTTACATGTACGTCAAGGAAGAGTCTGACTATTCTCTCTGGCAAAAGGAAGCCAAGATAAATGAGGAGAATGTTGCCGAAAAGGCATATGTCGATTCAATGAGATTATTAAGGGATGGTGAAGAGGTAACATTAAGGGAATGGGCTGCTGAAATAATCAATGAAATGTATGGAATGTGTGAAGTGTTGGGCATTGACTATGCTAAAACATTGGACCTTATGCTCACCCGTGTTGCAAATCCTGATTTCACCTATGGAAAGAGAATGTTGAGGCTCATTGAACAGGATGGTTACATCAACGCTCATATGAAATTGTCCAAGAACAACAAGAACGTGAGCATTCTCAATCTGAAAAATATCGGTGATGTCAACTGTTCAGAGTATGAAAAATATGTCAATATCGCTCTTGTCGGTAAATAA